In the Ruminococcus sp. OA3 genome, one interval contains:
- a CDS encoding glycosyltransferase family 4 protein, giving the protein MKILITTDWYAPAVNGVVTSVLNLKKEMEERGHEVRVLTLAKDGKQRRRENVYYLRSFGIGKIYPDARASISSRNQYLKELIQWRPDIIHTQCEFTTFLCALKISRNCRCPIVHTYHTVYEDYTHYFSPSVTVGRKVISVWSRRLLSKVDAVVAPTEKVRSLLKTYGVETPVSVVPTGINIRKYQAVPDKVRQEQLRKQLGIPKENKVIVSVGRLAREKNIKEILQYIKKTDRSDITYLIVGDGPCREELEHETARLKMQEQVVFAGMVKPQEVGDYYRLGDVFVSASNSETQGLTYIEALANAIPALCRKDECLTQVIENGCNGYQYQDYEEFEKYLECLLDDDEHRKEMALCAVKSAKRYSTENFGDSIEQIYKHTVGQTTAGLGRELYRVVTFRTVRGGRKCTKSI; this is encoded by the coding sequence ATGAAAATACTGATTACGACAGACTGGTATGCACCGGCGGTTAACGGAGTGGTGACTTCCGTTTTGAATCTGAAGAAGGAGATGGAAGAACGAGGACATGAAGTACGGGTACTGACACTGGCAAAAGACGGTAAGCAGCGCAGACGTGAAAACGTATATTATCTGAGATCATTTGGAATCGGAAAGATTTATCCCGATGCAAGGGCATCCATATCATCGAGGAATCAATATTTAAAAGAACTGATTCAGTGGAGACCGGATATCATACATACGCAGTGTGAATTTACGACATTTTTATGTGCCCTGAAGATTTCCAGAAACTGCAGATGCCCGATCGTTCACACGTATCACACGGTGTATGAAGATTACACCCATTATTTTTCACCGTCAGTGACAGTTGGGAGAAAGGTGATTTCCGTATGGAGCCGCCGGCTGCTCTCGAAGGTTGACGCGGTAGTGGCACCGACTGAAAAAGTCCGCAGTCTGTTGAAGACGTACGGAGTGGAAACGCCGGTCTCGGTTGTGCCGACCGGGATTAACATCAGAAAATACCAGGCCGTGCCGGACAAAGTGCGTCAGGAACAGCTGAGAAAACAGCTTGGAATACCTAAGGAGAATAAAGTGATCGTGAGTGTCGGAAGACTTGCACGTGAAAAAAATATTAAGGAGATCTTGCAGTATATCAAAAAAACGGACCGCAGTGATATAACGTATCTTATCGTGGGAGACGGACCGTGCCGCGAAGAACTGGAACATGAGACGGCGCGTCTTAAAATGCAGGAGCAGGTGGTGTTCGCAGGCATGGTAAAGCCTCAGGAGGTGGGCGATTATTACAGGCTGGGCGACGTTTTTGTCAGCGCCTCCAACAGTGAGACGCAGGGGCTTACGTATATTGAGGCGCTTGCCAATGCAATTCCCGCGCTCTGCAGAAAAGATGAATGTCTGACACAGGTGATAGAGAATGGCTGCAATGGATATCAGTATCAGGATTATGAGGAATTTGAGAAATATCTTGAATGTCTTCTGGACGACGATGAACATCGGAAAGAGATGGCTCTGTGTGCGGTGAAATCTGCAAAGCGTTATTCCACAGAAAACTTTGGAGACAGCATAGAACAGATTTACAAACATACTGTCGGGCAGACGACCGCAGGGCTGGGACGGGAGTTATACCGTGTGGTGACGTTCAGAACAGTGAGAGGAGGAAGAAAATGTACAAAATCAATATGA
- a CDS encoding glycosyltransferase family 4 protein, with translation MYKINMMSKADAAKGHGVLSAHDEQVSLVRDMLGDSFEVVENARETSDITHYHSINPEFLAAVPFHKKKGTTVGYVHFLPETVENSIRLPGLVRKLFYRYMIAFYKRMDHLVTVNPYFIDALQKYGVPREKITYIPNVVSEERFCPLPMQRRREVRRAYGLDEERFTVLSAGQLQKRKGVMDFIRIAQSMPEIQFVWAGGFSFGKISDGYDEINKALKSLPDNVRFLGMVERERMNDIYNMADVMFLASYEELFPMTILEAMNCGLPIVVRDLEIYQPILFDYVLKGNTDREFKILLKRLSMEPGFYMEAAHQSFAGHKFYSREHVAQLWRQYYLSLIAGKAEKKASLN, from the coding sequence ATGTACAAAATCAATATGATGTCAAAGGCAGATGCGGCAAAAGGACACGGTGTACTGTCCGCGCATGATGAACAGGTCTCTCTTGTCAGGGATATGCTTGGCGATAGTTTTGAGGTGGTGGAAAATGCGAGGGAGACAAGCGATATCACGCATTATCATTCCATTAATCCGGAATTTCTGGCGGCGGTTCCCTTTCATAAGAAGAAGGGTACGACCGTGGGATACGTTCATTTTCTTCCTGAGACTGTGGAAAACAGTATACGTCTTCCCGGACTTGTCAGAAAACTGTTCTATAGGTATATGATCGCATTTTATAAGCGTATGGACCATCTGGTGACAGTCAATCCTTATTTTATTGATGCACTTCAAAAGTATGGTGTGCCGAGGGAAAAGATAACATATATACCGAACGTGGTGTCGGAGGAGAGATTTTGCCCGCTGCCGATGCAAAGACGCCGTGAGGTGCGCAGGGCATATGGGCTTGATGAAGAAAGATTCACAGTTTTGAGTGCAGGCCAGCTTCAGAAAAGAAAGGGAGTCATGGATTTTATCCGCATTGCGCAGAGTATGCCCGAAATCCAGTTTGTATGGGCAGGAGGCTTTTCCTTTGGGAAAATTTCAGACGGGTATGATGAGATCAATAAAGCGCTGAAAAGCCTGCCGGATAATGTCAGGTTTCTTGGGATGGTGGAGCGGGAGCGTATGAACGATATTTACAATATGGCTGATGTCATGTTTTTGGCTTCCTATGAAGAATTATTTCCGATGACGATTCTGGAGGCTATGAACTGCGGTCTTCCGATTGTGGTGAGGGATCTTGAAATTTATCAGCCAATCCTGTTTGATTATGTGTTAAAAGGAAATACTGACAGAGAGTTTAAAATTCTGTTGAAACGTCTGAGCATGGAGCCGGGATTTTACATGGAGGCTGCACACCAGTCGTTTGCCGGGCACAAGTTCTACAGCAGAGAACATGTAGCGCAGTTATGGAGACAGTATTATCTGAGTCTCATTGCAGGAAAAGCGGAGAAAAAAGCATCTCTGAACTGA
- a CDS encoding TVP38/TMEM64 family protein — protein MEKKYTAYCMNAVVVLGLIGTAAFIIYGIDRRIFTSEESLQMFLDGFGIFAPIIFTAIQVVQVVVPILPGAIGCLGGVLMFGPFWGFVYNYTGICIGSIIVFLLSKRYGKPMIMTVFKEKTYDKYIGWLEKGKKFDKAFAAAIFFPVAPDDLLCYLAGLTEMRLGKFVLIILLGKPFSIFLYSLGLTGIMQGISMLCAA, from the coding sequence ATGGAGAAAAAATATACGGCATACTGCATGAATGCAGTTGTGGTCCTGGGACTGATCGGGACCGCCGCATTTATCATATATGGCATTGACAGGCGGATTTTCACATCCGAGGAGTCACTGCAGATGTTTCTGGACGGATTTGGAATTTTTGCGCCGATCATATTCACGGCGATACAGGTCGTTCAGGTTGTAGTGCCGATCCTTCCGGGAGCAATCGGATGTCTGGGAGGCGTACTGATGTTTGGCCCTTTCTGGGGGTTTGTCTATAATTATACGGGAATCTGCATTGGTTCCATCATTGTTTTCCTGTTATCGAAACGATATGGGAAACCGATGATCATGACGGTCTTTAAAGAAAAAACGTATGATAAATATATCGGATGGCTCGAGAAAGGGAAGAAATTCGATAAGGCATTTGCGGCAGCTATTTTCTTCCCTGTGGCTCCGGACGATCTGCTTTGTTATCTGGCTGGACTCACAGAGATGAGGCTGGGCAAATTTGTGCTTATCATACTTCTGGGCAAGCCGTTCTCCATCTTTCTGTACAGCCTTGGCCTGACCGGTATCATGCAGGGGATTTCAATGCTGTGTGCGGCATAA
- a CDS encoding AraC family transcriptional regulator — translation MKPIGEAGILDPSDLYINFPSAFARKNLFFLDRCGHYFLNRHYLISRSAPTEIRFLILYVVKGSLSLIVGSKDYTITENEIAVVDTRKYHIYASNELTEMYWIGFDGCSSDELVTEICRYGHVYVPINLTRTYDLLREILNGFRDQAPLCEELTSSYIHMILSDILMRTKMKKNARESIISEIMNYIQIHYQESLTLTGLADIACLNPSYFSTKFKEETGISPKEYILNTRLNAAKILLSDTGLTIRQVAVSTGFQNDAYFSYYFRKKLGMSPSEYRQAH, via the coding sequence ATGAAACCTATCGGAGAAGCCGGAATCCTGGACCCATCGGATCTTTATATTAATTTTCCATCAGCATTTGCCAGAAAAAACCTCTTTTTCCTGGACAGATGCGGACATTATTTTTTAAACAGGCACTATCTTATTTCACGCAGTGCGCCGACAGAAATACGTTTTCTCATACTCTATGTAGTAAAAGGCAGCCTGTCTCTGATCGTGGGCTCCAAAGATTATACGATCACTGAAAATGAAATTGCTGTTGTTGACACACGGAAATATCATATCTATGCATCTAACGAACTTACGGAAATGTACTGGATCGGATTCGACGGCTGCTCTTCTGATGAACTGGTGACAGAAATCTGCCGTTACGGACATGTCTATGTTCCCATTAATCTGACACGCACATATGACCTGCTCCGCGAAATCCTGAATGGCTTTCGGGATCAGGCTCCTCTGTGTGAGGAGCTGACTTCCAGTTATATCCACATGATTCTGTCCGATATTCTGATGCGGACAAAAATGAAAAAAAATGCCAGAGAATCCATTATTAGTGAGATCATGAATTATATCCAGATTCACTATCAGGAGTCTCTGACATTGACCGGGCTGGCCGATATCGCCTGCCTGAATCCCAGTTATTTTTCCACAAAATTCAAGGAGGAGACCGGAATCTCCCCCAAAGAATATATTTTGAACACCCGTCTGAATGCCGCTAAAATCCTGCTGTCGGACACAGGTCTCACGATCCGCCAGGTTGCCGTCAGTACCGGATTTCAAAATGACGCTTATTTTTCTTATTATTTTCGCAAAAAGCTGGGAATGTCCCCCAGCGAGTACCGCCAGGCGCATTGA
- a CDS encoding GntR family transcriptional regulator, whose protein sequence is MAKYLQVSDWILSNITENNLKQGDNIPPELQLSQTLHVSRQTVRKAIEHLASKGILTTIQGSGTYVAHPPKIHTVPVSSQNIAVITTYLDSYIFPQKISAIYDALARAGFLMNLLGTNNSAETEHYVLSSLLDKDFAGIILEPSRTTLPRIQPELYRQLKETFPIVLIDCNYSDINLPRIALDDREGGYLATKHLLEHGHHDIMHIGKLDDLQGIYRYQGYLRALQEYQMIPRETNVLWYTNETSPSMFLDVQEERVLACLENHSAIFCYNDLMASALLAFLQDHGIRVPDDMSVIGYDDSPLARQGTQLTTIVHPSVEIGLKTAENLVKLIHDPTFDANYTFTPKLVERDTVKDHI, encoded by the coding sequence ATGGCAAAATATTTGCAGGTCTCGGATTGGATCTTATCCAATATTACCGAAAACAATTTAAAACAGGGAGATAATATTCCCCCGGAGCTTCAGCTCTCTCAGACGCTTCACGTCAGCCGCCAGACTGTGCGGAAGGCTATTGAACATCTGGCCTCCAAAGGTATACTGACAACGATCCAGGGAAGCGGGACTTATGTAGCACATCCGCCGAAAATCCATACTGTCCCCGTCTCCTCACAGAATATCGCAGTTATTACAACATACCTGGATTCCTATATTTTTCCACAGAAAATCAGCGCTATCTATGACGCTCTTGCCAGGGCCGGATTCCTTATGAATCTCCTGGGCACCAACAACAGCGCGGAGACAGAACATTACGTTCTTTCCTCACTGCTGGACAAGGATTTTGCAGGGATCATACTGGAGCCGAGCAGAACGACCCTTCCAAGAATCCAGCCGGAATTATACCGGCAGCTGAAGGAAACCTTTCCTATCGTATTGATCGACTGTAATTACAGTGACATCAATCTGCCGCGTATCGCACTGGATGACAGGGAGGGAGGATATCTTGCCACAAAGCATTTGCTGGAACACGGGCACCATGATATTATGCATATAGGAAAACTTGACGATCTTCAGGGTATTTACCGCTACCAGGGGTATCTGCGTGCGCTTCAGGAATACCAGATGATTCCCCGCGAAACTAATGTGCTCTGGTATACCAACGAAACTTCCCCTTCCATGTTTCTTGATGTACAGGAAGAGCGGGTTTTGGCATGCCTTGAAAATCACTCAGCCATCTTCTGCTATAATGACCTTATGGCATCCGCACTGCTGGCCTTTCTTCAGGATCACGGTATCCGGGTCCCGGATGATATGTCGGTTATCGGATACGATGACTCTCCGCTGGCACGACAGGGAACTCAGCTTACCACCATTGTGCATCCGAGCGTGGAGATTGGGCTGAAAACGGCAGAAAATCTTGTAAAATTGATACACGATCCTACTTTTGACGCAAATTATACGTTTACCCCAAAACTGGTGGAACGTGATACCGTAAAAGACCACATTTAA
- a CDS encoding uroporphyrinogen decarboxylase family protein, whose product MGKTKAERTLDVIKRKDISYLPSQIAFATGTGKQKVVDAMGFQTWDEFDEYLDNHYHMTCQMDDVVCWYCGDVDKTKLAAKHGCARIDWKTNRVWDRWEMEFDIYAPSGFFNYGHPLADLDEEMLERWSPPSLDDMDNLFGFAMEEKDQYGKDYLVFVNGYCGIFERSFNLVGFEDFMALLVTEPDLAYALMEKITDYKVEIAKECVKRGFEMAHHGDDLGTQITTFLSVPMFQKMIKPHLKRLFAVYKDAGLPIQMHTCGNVTDYIPDLIDIGLDVLEPVQACMDFEFLQREYGKDLCFYGGIDTQQLLTFERPEKVYDETLRVIDVLGKDGGLIIAPSQELMPNVPVENIIAMLNAINRVKGRN is encoded by the coding sequence ATGGGAAAAACGAAAGCAGAGCGGACCCTGGATGTGATCAAAAGAAAAGACATCTCATATCTGCCGAGCCAGATAGCTTTTGCAACGGGAACGGGCAAACAAAAAGTTGTGGATGCCATGGGATTTCAGACATGGGATGAGTTTGATGAATATCTTGATAATCATTATCATATGACGTGTCAGATGGACGATGTTGTCTGCTGGTATTGCGGAGATGTGGATAAAACAAAACTGGCTGCGAAGCACGGATGTGCCAGAATTGACTGGAAGACAAACCGTGTCTGGGACCGTTGGGAGATGGAATTTGATATCTATGCACCGAGTGGATTTTTCAATTACGGACATCCTCTGGCCGATCTGGATGAGGAGATGCTGGAAAGATGGAGTCCCCCGTCGCTGGATGACATGGACAACCTTTTCGGGTTTGCAATGGAAGAGAAAGATCAGTACGGTAAAGATTATCTCGTATTCGTAAACGGGTACTGCGGGATATTCGAGCGTTCTTTTAATCTGGTGGGGTTCGAAGATTTTATGGCATTGCTGGTGACTGAGCCGGACCTGGCATATGCATTGATGGAAAAGATCACCGATTATAAAGTTGAGATTGCAAAGGAGTGTGTGAAGCGGGGATTTGAGATGGCACACCACGGAGATGATCTGGGGACACAGATCACAACGTTTTTATCCGTCCCCATGTTTCAGAAGATGATCAAACCACATCTGAAGAGGCTGTTTGCTGTTTACAAAGACGCAGGGCTTCCGATACAGATGCATACCTGTGGAAATGTGACAGACTACATACCGGATCTGATCGATATCGGGCTCGATGTTCTGGAACCGGTACAGGCATGTATGGACTTTGAATTTCTGCAGAGAGAATATGGAAAGGATCTCTGCTTCTATGGCGGAATCGATACACAGCAGCTGCTGACTTTCGAACGGCCGGAGAAAGTGTATGATGAGACACTTCGTGTCATTGATGTTCTGGGAAAAGACGGCGGACTGATCATTGCACCATCCCAGGAACTGATGCCGAACGTACCGGTTGAAAATATTATTGCGATGCTGAACGCAATCAACCGGGTCAAGGGCAGAAACTGA
- a CDS encoding sugar ABC transporter substrate-binding protein, producing MKKMLAVLLAGAMAVGLMACTTQQSSPAGDSGLGDSGNSAEAPADKAASDNAGEKSGDAGSSKGTIVFSTKTITNNEFQRVMAEEAQKAVEAAGYHFELILSGDELAVAKQVENIENAINKNVDGLIVAPMDGSAVIPALEKAKAAGIPVIIADAAIDEGHEDLYATYVGSDNYKIGQEAAKQMIDKIGEGEVVMVRGASGAMGGELRAQGFTDGLDGSPVTLVNEQSGEWQSDVAMQVTENMLTANPDTKGIFLCSDGMLSGVISAYQNKGKTGDDVCVISVDGNISALDAIEAGTCYGVVAQYPGVIGQKSAETLLSILSGETDPESLDKFIDSGYFFMNPDNIEESREIAY from the coding sequence ATGAAAAAGATGTTGGCGGTTTTATTGGCGGGGGCTATGGCGGTTGGACTGATGGCGTGTACCACACAGCAGAGTTCACCGGCAGGTGACAGCGGCTTGGGGGATTCCGGAAACAGTGCGGAAGCACCGGCAGACAAGGCGGCGTCTGACAATGCAGGGGAGAAATCCGGTGACGCCGGAAGCTCCAAAGGTACGATTGTATTCAGTACGAAGACGATCACCAACAATGAATTCCAGCGGGTTATGGCGGAAGAGGCACAGAAAGCCGTGGAGGCGGCAGGCTATCATTTTGAACTGATCCTCTCAGGGGACGAGCTTGCGGTTGCCAAACAGGTGGAGAATATTGAGAATGCGATCAATAAAAATGTTGATGGACTGATCGTGGCACCGATGGACGGAAGTGCAGTGATTCCGGCATTAGAGAAAGCTAAGGCCGCCGGGATTCCTGTCATTATCGCGGATGCGGCAATCGATGAAGGGCATGAGGATCTGTATGCTACTTACGTTGGATCCGACAACTATAAGATCGGTCAGGAAGCAGCAAAGCAGATGATCGATAAAATAGGTGAAGGTGAGGTCGTGATGGTGCGAGGTGCATCCGGTGCGATGGGAGGAGAACTCCGTGCACAGGGATTCACAGACGGCCTGGATGGAAGTCCGGTAACTCTGGTTAATGAGCAGAGCGGCGAATGGCAGAGTGATGTGGCTATGCAGGTAACAGAAAACATGCTGACTGCCAACCCGGATACAAAAGGCATATTCCTGTGCTCGGACGGTATGCTCTCAGGCGTGATCAGCGCATATCAGAACAAAGGGAAAACAGGGGATGATGTCTGCGTGATCTCTGTAGACGGCAATATCTCTGCCCTTGATGCAATCGAAGCGGGTACCTGCTACGGCGTTGTAGCGCAGTATCCGGGCGTGATCGGACAAAAATCTGCGGAAACTCTGCTCAGTATCCTGAGCGGGGAGACGGATCCGGAATCTCTTGATAAATTTATTGATTCAGGATACTTCTTTATGAATCCTGATAATATTGAAGAGTCCAGAGAGATCGCTTATTAA
- a CDS encoding ABC transporter permease has translation MKKVRFKKKYIFILVVVAAFIIAGSFIPNYFTFNNIMNVTRQSSTIAICALAMTLVLIIKGIDLGTGGVMAFCAMISGMLMLSGFPVLLAILIGMAVGLVIGVLNGLLVSKIKIPAFIATYVTGQITLGMALVIGQGRSISGMPASYQAIGNTLILGIPVNTYIMLVFLGVTTVILKNTRMGKHIYALGGNETTLKMEGVNVDKVKVFSFALCGLYAALAGILLSAQMNTVHPTQGSTYQLDAVAASVIGGVSMLGGEGKAWMSVLGALIIGFLRNALDMLGIHPYFQNLAIGAAIIIVVGISVYNRNKELEAAKVF, from the coding sequence GTGAAAAAAGTAAGGTTTAAGAAAAAGTATATTTTTATCCTGGTTGTGGTGGCGGCGTTTATTATTGCAGGAAGTTTTATCCCTAACTATTTTACCTTCAATAATATTATGAATGTGACGCGGCAGAGCTCGACCATTGCAATCTGTGCACTGGCAATGACACTGGTATTGATCATCAAGGGAATTGACCTGGGAACGGGAGGCGTGATGGCATTCTGCGCCATGATCAGCGGCATGCTCATGCTTTCGGGCTTTCCTGTTCTGCTGGCGATCCTGATCGGAATGGCTGTCGGTCTGGTAATCGGTGTGCTGAACGGGCTGCTGGTTTCAAAGATAAAAATACCGGCATTTATCGCCACATATGTAACAGGCCAGATCACTCTGGGGATGGCACTCGTGATCGGACAGGGGCGTTCCATCAGCGGTATGCCGGCCTCCTATCAGGCGATCGGAAATACTCTGATACTGGGGATACCGGTAAACACCTATATTATGCTTGTCTTCCTCGGCGTAACAACAGTCATCCTCAAAAACACCAGAATGGGAAAACATATTTATGCGCTGGGCGGCAATGAGACGACGCTGAAGATGGAAGGCGTCAATGTGGATAAAGTAAAGGTTTTTTCGTTTGCGCTTTGCGGCCTGTATGCCGCGCTTGCGGGCATTCTGCTGAGTGCGCAGATGAATACCGTGCACCCCACACAGGGGTCCACCTATCAGCTGGATGCGGTTGCCGCGTCGGTGATCGGTGGAGTCAGTATGCTGGGCGGTGAGGGAAAAGCCTGGATGTCGGTGCTGGGGGCTCTGATCATTGGTTTTCTCAGAAATGCGCTGGATATGCTGGGAATCCATCCTTATTTCCAGAACCTGGCGATCGGTGCAGCGATCATCATCGTTGTCGGAATCAGTGTCTATAACCGTAACAAAGAACTTGAAGCAGCAAAGGTATTTTAA
- a CDS encoding ABC transporter permease: MTDTAGGANAAPEKNKIIREFVKNRGNVIIFLFIWLAGMIFVKNFANLDNNLNIVTQSAIPAISCLGMTFVLMTGGIDLSVGYTLGFCSYMFGMFAIKMQLPVIVALILTLIIGGICGLVNGLLVQIVKIPAFIVTLGTGYIIFGIAQIISNGSAITNLPENVLAIARAKFLGISSMVYIAAAVVLICWFVLHKSTYGRTLMSVGLNIKASRLSGIKAGYVTVMAYVTCGVCSALAAVLMATRVNNCVPTLGGTEFTFQVITAAILGGASLFGGVGSAWGSVLGVMTIYIVENCLGLLGVNYYMYTAILSIIILAAIVFENLKNRILQ, translated from the coding sequence ATGACCGATACAGCTGGTGGTGCAAATGCTGCACCCGAAAAAAACAAAATAATCAGAGAGTTTGTGAAAAACAGAGGGAATGTGATCATCTTCCTGTTCATATGGCTGGCAGGCATGATCTTTGTAAAGAATTTTGCAAATCTGGACAACAATCTGAATATCGTGACACAGTCGGCCATTCCGGCAATCTCCTGTCTCGGTATGACGTTTGTACTGATGACGGGGGGGATCGACCTTTCTGTAGGGTATACTCTGGGATTCTGCAGTTACATGTTCGGCATGTTTGCGATCAAGATGCAGCTTCCGGTTATTGTGGCTCTTATACTGACTCTGATCATCGGTGGCATATGCGGACTGGTTAATGGATTGCTTGTTCAGATTGTAAAGATTCCTGCATTTATCGTGACATTGGGAACTGGATATATTATTTTTGGTATTGCACAGATCATCAGCAACGGCAGTGCGATCACTAATCTGCCGGAAAATGTACTGGCGATTGCCAGGGCAAAATTTCTGGGTATTTCCAGCATGGTCTACATCGCGGCTGCAGTAGTATTAATATGCTGGTTTGTGCTTCATAAATCTACATATGGACGGACTCTGATGTCCGTCGGACTCAATATTAAGGCAAGCCGGCTGAGCGGTATTAAGGCAGGATATGTGACGGTAATGGCTTATGTAACATGCGGAGTCTGTTCCGCACTTGCGGCGGTGCTTATGGCGACCAGGGTCAACAACTGTGTTCCGACGCTGGGAGGAACAGAGTTTACATTTCAGGTGATAACGGCGGCGATTCTGGGAGGAGCAAGTCTGTTCGGGGGAGTGGGAAGCGCCTGGGGCTCTGTACTCGGTGTGATGACCATCTATATTGTTGAAAACTGCCTGGGTCTGCTGGGAGTCAACTACTATATGTATACGGCGATCTTAAGTATTATTATCCTTGCAGCAATTGTTTTTGAAAATCTGAAAAACCGGATTCTGCAGTAG